CCTAAGCGTTGTGTAAAGTCGGTTTTTCTCGTCAGCCGTGAGTGCGCAAGAGTGGTAGCGGGCCCGGCCGTCCATGGCGACGCGTCGTCGACATCGCAGCCTCGTCCGTTCCGCGAGGCGCGAGCTTATAAAATGGCTGCTGAGGAACTTCATTTCAGCAAACGGTGCGTCCATCTCAAATCAGAAGCTATCAAACCAACGAAGAAGAGCAGTAAAGCCGTGCTTAATCGAGTGCAAGGTCCCGTCCGCATCATCTCATCAAGGACCGATGGCGTTTCTGGGAGGATCATTGAACGTGACGAGGAGCATTGACAGCCGAAAGAGGATGGACGGGAGGAAGAGCGGCGGCGGATCGTGGCAGCAGGCGCCGGCGCCGGTGAGGCAGCTGTTCTGGTGGGTGAGGCGCGCCATGCTTTGGCCGAAGCGCCGCGCCGTGAGCTTCGGGTATGACCTCAAGAGCTACTCCCAGAACTTCGACGACGGCCTCGTCCCTGCCCACCGCCTCTAGCAACACCGGCTGGGTCTTC
This DNA window, taken from Triticum aestivum cultivar Chinese Spring chromosome 1D, IWGSC CS RefSeq v2.1, whole genome shotgun sequence, encodes the following:
- the LOC123180990 gene encoding uncharacterized protein isoform X3; the encoded protein is MAFLGGSLNVTRSIDSRKRMDGRKSGGGSWQQAPAPVRQLFWWVRRAMLWPKRRAVSFGDGGGRRPWHEKGSLVGSANDHFVV